From a region of the Terriglobia bacterium genome:
- a CDS encoding DUF465 domain-containing protein, producing MASQLRDHLLSNHEEFRRLAQEHTQYAQRLDSLIQKRFLSEDEKLEEVRLKKLKLRLKDQMEAIEQAFRRDHQVA from the coding sequence ATGGCTTCTCAGCTTCGCGACCACCTGCTGTCCAACCACGAGGAATTCCGCCGGCTGGCCCAGGAACACACACAGTACGCACAACGGCTCGATTCGCTGATCCAGAAACGCTTCCTCTCCGAGGATGAGAAACTCGAGGAAGTGCGTCTGAAAAAGCTGAAACTGCGCCTCAAGGACCAGATGGAGGCGATCGAACAGGCGTTCCGCCGCGACCACCAGGTCGCGTAA
- a CDS encoding phosphatidylcholine/phosphatidylserine synthase — protein MHLLPSLFTGGNIFLGYYALTQAMQGTPADYSHFDTAAKAIGVAVLLDGLDGRIARMTNTTSEFGKELDSLADAVTFGVAPAVLAWLWGFRFLPPMDDVELRSGLVRFGLVATFVFLTAGVARLARFNIQLNPQPSNPGRPGRKYFVGMPIPAGAGIIAAVVHLVRGAPIGASLWGAWWLAALWLLLIVAISFLMVSTWRFYSFKDIDLRARRPFRMVIFIALIIASIYFYSNYSLFFIALAYMLSGVLARLFYIVRRRSSPPPAYKEASEMR, from the coding sequence ATGCACCTGCTGCCGTCGTTATTCACCGGCGGCAACATCTTCCTCGGCTACTACGCGCTGACCCAGGCAATGCAAGGGACCCCTGCCGACTACAGTCACTTCGATACGGCGGCGAAAGCGATCGGCGTGGCTGTGCTGCTCGACGGCCTGGACGGCCGCATCGCGCGCATGACCAACACCACCAGCGAGTTCGGCAAGGAGCTGGATTCGCTGGCCGACGCGGTCACCTTCGGGGTCGCACCGGCGGTGCTGGCGTGGCTCTGGGGATTCCGTTTCCTGCCGCCGATGGACGACGTCGAGCTGCGCTCGGGCCTGGTGCGGTTCGGGCTGGTCGCGACGTTTGTTTTTCTGACTGCGGGTGTGGCGCGGCTGGCGCGCTTCAATATCCAGCTCAACCCGCAACCATCGAATCCTGGCCGGCCAGGAAGGAAATATTTCGTCGGCATGCCGATCCCGGCGGGCGCGGGCATCATCGCGGCGGTCGTTCACCTGGTGCGAGGGGCGCCCATCGGCGCATCGTTGTGGGGGGCGTGGTGGCTGGCGGCGCTGTGGCTGTTGCTGATCGTCGCCATCTCGTTCCTGATGGTCAGCACCTGGCGCTTCTATAGTTTCAAGGACATCGACCTGCGCGCGCGGCGGCCGTTCCGCATGGTCATCTTCATCGCGCTGATCATCGCGTCTATCTACTTCTACTCGAACTACAGCCTGTTCTTCATCGCGCTGGCGTACATGCTGTCGGGCGTGCTGGCGCGGCTGTTCTACATCGTGCGGCGGCGCAGCTCCCCGCCACCGGCCTACAAAGAAGCGTCGGAGATGCGATGA
- a CDS encoding segregation protein B, with the protein MNVPAGWFRVAIVGAATLKGKELKDVLGERNFPAADTCLLDDDESLGQLDAVGDEVTFIQSILPEHFDKVDFAFFASEGEFTRRNWKLAKQAGAAIVDLSYALEDEPGSVVRAPWIEHELGTRPQPELESATTVIAHPAAVVLGLLLLRAQKMGAIRSAATTVFEPASEHGRRGMDELHEQTVNLLSFQQLPKNVFDSQVAFNIISRYGEKSASTVESVERRVLGHYKKIVGGRAPVPSLMLLQAPIFHAHGFSVYIELDKRVSLGDFTQALAGEHVTITRLAEDSPSNVNAAGQDDVLVTLRRDVQHENGFWLWATADNLRLAAQTAVDCAAALAASRPQGKVQ; encoded by the coding sequence ATGAATGTGCCCGCGGGGTGGTTCCGGGTCGCGATCGTTGGGGCGGCCACGCTGAAGGGGAAGGAACTCAAGGACGTCCTCGGGGAGCGCAATTTCCCCGCCGCCGACACGTGCCTGCTCGACGATGACGAGTCGCTGGGGCAGCTCGACGCCGTGGGCGATGAGGTCACCTTCATCCAGAGCATCCTGCCGGAACATTTCGACAAGGTGGACTTCGCGTTCTTCGCGTCGGAGGGCGAGTTCACGCGGCGGAATTGGAAGCTGGCGAAGCAGGCAGGCGCGGCGATCGTGGACCTGTCATACGCGCTGGAGGACGAGCCCGGCAGCGTGGTGCGGGCGCCGTGGATCGAACACGAACTAGGGACGAGGCCGCAGCCGGAACTGGAATCGGCGACCACGGTGATCGCGCACCCGGCGGCGGTGGTGCTGGGATTGCTGCTGCTGCGCGCGCAGAAAATGGGCGCGATCCGCTCGGCCGCAACCACGGTATTCGAGCCGGCTTCCGAGCACGGGCGGCGGGGCATGGACGAGCTGCACGAGCAGACCGTGAACCTGCTCTCCTTCCAGCAGCTCCCGAAGAACGTCTTTGACTCCCAGGTTGCCTTCAACATCATCTCGCGCTACGGCGAGAAGTCGGCGTCGACGGTGGAAAGCGTGGAGCGCCGCGTGCTCGGGCACTACAAGAAGATCGTGGGCGGGCGCGCGCCGGTACCTTCCCTGATGCTGCTGCAGGCGCCCATCTTCCACGCGCACGGATTCTCGGTTTACATTGAGCTGGACAAGAGGGTGTCGCTGGGGGACTTCACGCAGGCGCTGGCCGGCGAGCATGTCACGATCACGCGGCTGGCGGAGGATTCGCCCAGCAATGTGAACGCGGCCGGACAGGACGACGTGCTCGTCACCCTCCGGCGGGACGTGCAGCACGAGAACGGGTTCTGGCTGTGGGCGACGGCGGATAACCTCCGGCTCGCGGCCCAGACGGCAGTGGATTGCGCCGCAGCGTTGGCAGCTTCGCGGCCCCAGGGGAAGGTGCAGTGA
- a CDS encoding phosphatidylserine decarboxylase: MVRDGMYYGSGFVAAAIVLGWLAGAWFSVPGLVLAGFFLWFFRDPEREIPAVAGALVSPADGKVTDVSTVDVEGVPRRRISIFLNVFDVHVNRSPIAGVIRHVEYRKGTFHNAMGAASSEMNEQNIVTVEGEGHTIVFKQIAGLLARRIVFHKKVGDSVQRGERVGMIKFGSRTDVVFPADAEVAVKIGDHVAGGATILATLPVAPEGESATAGRPGAAVRHGGSR, encoded by the coding sequence ATGGTTCGTGACGGCATGTATTACGGGTCGGGCTTTGTTGCGGCCGCCATCGTCCTCGGCTGGCTGGCGGGAGCGTGGTTCTCCGTCCCGGGGCTGGTATTGGCCGGCTTCTTCCTGTGGTTTTTTCGCGACCCGGAGCGCGAGATCCCGGCCGTCGCGGGCGCGCTCGTATCCCCTGCCGATGGCAAGGTGACCGACGTCTCCACCGTCGACGTGGAGGGCGTGCCGCGCCGGCGCATTAGCATCTTCCTCAACGTGTTTGACGTGCACGTGAACCGGTCGCCGATCGCGGGCGTGATCCGCCACGTGGAGTACCGGAAGGGCACCTTCCACAACGCCATGGGCGCTGCGTCGTCGGAGATGAACGAGCAGAACATCGTGACCGTCGAGGGGGAAGGGCACACCATCGTCTTCAAGCAGATCGCAGGGTTGCTGGCGCGGCGCATCGTGTTCCACAAAAAGGTTGGTGACAGCGTGCAGCGCGGCGAGCGCGTGGGGATGATCAAGTTCGGGTCTCGCACCGACGTGGTCTTCCCGGCGGACGCGGAGGTCGCGGTGAAGATCGGGGACCACGTCGCGGGCGGCGCGACCATCCTGGCGACGCTGCCAGTCGCGCCGGAGGGCGAGTCTGCAACCGCTGGACGGCCGGGTGCGGCTGTCCGACACGGAGGCAGCCGGTGA